One window of Bactrocera tryoni isolate S06 chromosome 2, CSIRO_BtryS06_freeze2, whole genome shotgun sequence genomic DNA carries:
- the LOC120768078 gene encoding pre-mRNA-splicing factor CWC22 homolog, producing MADSDTDSSSSSSESESVTSSSSSSSSSADSAPSPKESSAKKDVTITENGKDYKSSSVPLLEEKKSLTPSEDCLPEEVSVKSCENREENDEVRLTNTVSPDRNKVLSDSTVAAECDSKENKAPGELEEGEITHNEANTQVVDDKDRESEAFNWPNGNIEPTATGDNSVENTIDLNESKDQHSEKKSESTSAKKSDENNKIQETKETRSANKSRRRSRSRSREPIKSSRRNRSRNRSISRQRSRSRSRKRSRRSVSLERRQEERKRRHAERERCENEDRKEKRRERGKSLSAENSPKRNKLSPTRKEKEDNKNDDNDNATVTDPKAKITDRQRRTVDLLTSRTGGAYIPPAKLRMMQAEITDKASAAYQRIAWEALKKSIHGYINKVNVDNIAIITRELLKENIVRGRGLLCRSIIQAQAASPTFTHVYAALVSIINSKFPNIGELLLKRLVIQFKRAFRRNDKAVCLSSSRFVAHLVNQRVAHEILALEILTLLVETPTDDSVEVAIAFLKECGMKLTEVSSKGIGAIFEMLKNILHEGKLDKRVQYMIEVVFQVRKDGFKDHQSIIESLELVEEDDQFTHLLMLDEATNPEDVLNAFKFDDQYENNEEKYKGLCKEILGSDASGSGSGSGSSSDSESGSGDSDSENEGEDGGQKTAGDIIDNTETNLIALRRTIYLTINSSLDYEECAHKLMKMQLKPGQEIELCHMFLDCCAEQRTYEKFYGLLAQRFCAINKIYIEPFEEIFKDTYQTTHRLDTNRLRNVSKFFAHLLFTDAIGWDVLECIKLNEDDTTSSSRIFIKILFQELAEYMGLGKLNTKLKDEVLTESLAGLFPKDNPRNTRFAINFFTSIGLGGLTDELRQFLKNAPKSVPAINVEILAVKPEESSSSSSSSSSSSSSSSSDSSSTTSDTSDSSDSENEKRKKKKHSKAKTNKKKGSNKNSKREKVKRKAHSRKNKAKKINEHNSSSNSDNSSDSNSSTSDDESSSGSSSSSDDNRRNRNRNSSSKKSKDSSTKSKKKSGRANDDKLDKMQRNHYRNDDEDKRKSSKAKRDKRDNSERNERNEHNDDEKSRNDNRYSDRHMEHRRRRDKSPERKREDKEQIRERKERAKEYVRHSDEERRKDRENRRQRSRSRSRSRDRSRKDRNYYDKRSVRSTRNGSKERG from the exons ATGGCAGACAGTGATACCGATAGCAGCTCATCTAGCAGTGAGAGTGAAAGTGTAACTTCAAGTTCGTCAAGTTCATCGTCTTCTGCTGATTCAGCTCCAAGTCCAAAAGAATCATCTGCTAAAAAAGATGTTACTATTACAGAGAATGGAAAGGATTATAAATCTTCATCAGTTCCCttgttagaagaaaaaaaatctttaacacCAAGCGAAGATTGCTTGCCTGAGGAAGTCAGTGTAAAGAGTTGCGAAAATCGAGAGGAAAATGATGAAGTAAGGTTAACTAACACAGTAAGTCCTGACAGAAATAAAGTGTTAAGCGATTCCACTGTTGCGGCTGAATGTGATTCAAAGGAGAATAAAGCCCCTGGAGAACTTGAAGAAGGTGAAATAACTCATAACGAAGCAAATACCCAAGTAGTTGACGATAAGGATAGAGAATCAGAAGCATTTAATTGGCCGAATGGAAATATCGAACCAACCGCTACTGGTGATAATTCTGTGGAAAACACTATCGATTTGAACGAAAGCAag GACCAACATTCCGAAAAAAAATCGGAATCCACTTCCGCTAAAAAATCTGAcgagaataataaaatacagGAAACAAAAGAAACCCGTAGTGCAAACAAATCACGTCGACGCTCTAGATCTCGTTCTCGAGAGCCAATAAAATCATCTCGACGCAACCGTTCCCGCAACCGCTCTATTTCCAGACAACGTTCACGATCTCGTTCCCGTAAACGTTCCCGTCGGTCAGTATCCCTAGAAAGACGACAAGAGGAACGTAAAAGACGTCATGCCGAACGTGAGCGCTGCGAAAATGAAGATCGGAAGGAAAAAAGAAGAGAGAGAGGAAAAAGTCTTAGTGCTGAAAATTCGCCCAAACGTAATAAATTGTCTCCAACtcgtaaagaaaaagaagataatAAAAATGATGATAATGACAATGCTACGGTTACCGATCCAAAGGCAAAGATTACTGATCGCCAGCGACGAACTGTGGATCTGTTAACATCACGTACTGGCGGTGCTTACATTCCACCAGCTAAGTTACGTATGATGCAAGCCGAAATAACCGATAAAGCTTCAGCTGCATATCAGCGTATAGCATGGGAAGCACTAAAAAAATCCATTCATGGTTATATCAACAAAGTGAATGTAGACAACATAGCGATTATAACGCGTGAGCTCCTGAAGGAAAATATTGTACGCGGTCGGGGTCTACTTTGTCGTTCTATAATACAAGCCCAAGCAGCATCGCCAACATTCACACACGTCTATGCAGCTTTGGTCTCTATAATCAATTCCAAATTTCCTAATATTGGTGAATTGTTACTTAAGCGCTTGGTGATACAATTCAAACGCGCCTTTCGTCGAAATGATAAAGCGGTTTGTTTATCTTCGTCACGTTTCGTTGCCCATTTGGTAAATCAGCGTGTGGCACATGAAATTCTCGCATTGGAGATACTAACGTTGTTAGTAGAAACACCTACCGACGACTCAGTGGAGGTGGCTATTGCCTTTCTAAAAGAATGCGGCATGAAGTTGACTGAGGTGTCATCAAAAGGAATAGGAGCCATTTTtgaaatgcttaaaaatatacTGCACGAGGGTAAATTGGATAAACGCGTACAGTATATGATTGAAGTGGTATTTCAGGTACGAAAAGACGGTTTTAAAGATCATCAGTCAATTATTGAGTCCCTAGAGCTGGTGGAAGAAGATGATCAATTTACACATTTGCTAATGTTGGATGAGGCCACAAATCCTGAAGATGTTTTAA aTGCTTTCAAATTCGATGATCagtatgaaaataatgaagaaaaatataaaggtCTTTGTAAAGAGATATTGGGAAGTGATGCTAGTGGTAGTGGGAGTGGTTCGGGCTCTAGCAGCGATTCTGAAAGTGGCTCTGGTGATTCGGATTCAGAAAATGAAGGAGAAGACGGTGGCCAAAAAACGGCTGGGGACATCATCGACAACACCGAAACTAATCTAATTGCTTTACGGCGTACAATATATCTaacaataaactcgagtttggaTTATGAGGAATGCGCTCATAAGTTGATGAAGATGCAGTTGAAACCAGGTCAAGAGATCGAGCTCTGTCACATGTTCCTTGATTGTTGTGCAGAACAGCGCACGTACGAAAAATTTTATGGACTACTAGCGCAACGATTTTGTGCCATTAACAAAATCTATATTGAACCATTTGAAGAGATATTCAAAGATACATACCAAACAACTCATCGTTTAGATACAAATCGCTTACGAAatgtaagtaaattttttgcacATTTACTATTTACGGATGCCATCGGCTGGGATGTGCTGGAGTGTATTAAACTAAATGAAGATGACACGACCTCCTCAAGCcggatttttataaaaattctctTTCAAGAATTAGCCGAATATATGGGACTGGGGAAATTGAATACTAAACTGAAAGACGAAGTTTTAACGGAAAGTTTGGCTGGTCTATTTCCTAAGGATAATCCTAGGAATACGCGCTTCGCTATCAATTTTTTCACATCGATTGGCTTGGGAGGTTTAACTGATGAATTaagacaatttttgaaaaacgcaCCGAAATCAGTGCCAGCTATCAATGTTGAAATATTGGCAGTTAAGCCAGAAGAAAGCAGCTCTTCAAGTTCGTCATCATCTTCTTCAAGCTCATCAAGTTCATCAGACAGTAGTTCCACGACTAGTGATACGTCAGACTCTAGTGattcagaaaatgaaaaacgTAAGAAGAAAAAGCACAGCAAagcaaaaactaataaaaagaaAGGCAGCAACAAAAACTCTAAGAGGGAGAAGGTAAAGCGGAAGGCTcattcaagaaaaaataaagccaAGAAAATTAACGAACATAATAGTAGCAGTAATTCTGACAATTCATCAGACTCCAACAGCAGTACAAGCGATGATGAAAGCAGTAGcggaagtagcagcagcagtgACGATAATAGGCGTAATCGTAACCGTAACAGCAGTTCTAAAAAGTCCAAAGATTCTTCCACAAAGTCAAAGAAAAAGTCGGGTAGAGCAAATGATGACAAGCTGGATAAAATGCAACGAAATCATTATCGTAATGATGATGAAGATAAAAGAAAATCAAGCAAAGCAAAAAGAGATAAACGGGACAACTCGGAACGAAATGAGCGCAATGAGCACAATGATGACGAGAAGAGTAGGAACGATAATAGATATTCTGACCGGCATATGGAGCACAGACGCCGAAGAGATAAGTCACCTGAGAGAAAGCGGGAAGATAAAGAACAAATACGTGAGCGAAAGGAACGTGCTAAAGAGTACGTTCGCCACTCTGATGAAGAACGACGAAAGGATCGTGAGAACAGACGCCAACGCAGTCGTAGCCGTAGTCGCAGTCGAGATCGCAGTCGTAAAGACCGTAACTACTATGACAAACGTAGTGTGCGATCAACGCGCAATGGTTCGAAAGAACGTGGATAA
- the LOC120768079 gene encoding EF-hand domain-containing family member B-like, translated as MSNCGKYVDRNPTLRAAGKCFVSKEKAEDALKIFSTEEAAENILLTKCRLNNKNLNNDVLPFQRYIPEENIKELLSPELKKSRFVVFREKFAENMYFKKPELGKVFPLDSKPQNITNDNTTFGDSTIRSESLYDLILPRKSPDEVNREYVRWHEKYIISHGHYLPSEQLSRHYKKPFDKNNHFGIVYDVDFNGKYVKRAIQQCDNLIVISKAQKQFLERTLGRLGRSIYRENRYITPEMSFGAPSGADECNVKALMEIQDQCEGTSPLITALGHLNKVRQKLFERHNFHMQDLKLALENHDIKKTGRLTLKELFEILRQEGVYCNSEKITTALRHFKLIENEGLPTEGVKYEELWKLIHVQYPIPKTGNISKMPPNIYNKETTYRLLCQDRNKPPAEAIPSKHFDPENAEEPTTVKDVISPDIPMHFGLAPSDFAKLRTKEELRRIFKRLLDAEKFDIMWETAQNKLKRSNKLVSVDELRQAMNSHKD; from the exons aTGAGCAATTGCGGTAAATATGTAGATCGCAATCCGACTTTGCGGGCAGCAGGGAAATGTTTTGTCTCGAAAGAGAAGGCGGAAGACGCGCTGAAAATTTTCTCCACGGAAGAGGCAGCGGAAAATATATTGCTCACAAAATGCCGCCTCAATAACAAGAACTTAAACAACGATGTTTTGCCCTTCCAGCGATATATACCAGAGGAAAACATAAAGGAATTACTTAGTCCTGAATTGAAAAAGAGTAGATTTGTTGTATTCCGCGAAAAATTTGccgaaaatatgtattttaagaaACCTGAACTCGGTAAAGTCTTTCCATTGGACTCAAAACCTCAAAATATAACCAACGATAATACTACCTTTGGGGACTCTACAATACGATCCGAATCATTATATGATCTCATATTACCGCGAAAGTCTCCAGATGAAGTGAACCGCGAATATGTTCGCTGGCATGAAAAGTATATTATCAGCCATGGACATTACTTACCTTCAGAACAATTAAGTCGCCA TTATAAAAAACCGTTCGACAAGAATAACCACTTCGGTATAGTTTACGATGTGGACTTCAATGGAAAATATGTTAAGAGAGCAATTCAACAATGTGATAATCTTATTGTTATCAGTAAGGCGCAAAAGCAATTCCTTGAAAGGACTTTGGGCCGTTTGGGACGCAGTATTTATAG aGAAAATCGTTATATAACACCCGAAATGTCTTTCGGTGCACCCTCTGGCGCAGATGAATGTAATGTGAAAGCACTTATGGAAATACAAGATCAGTGTGAAGGAACGAGTCCTCTTATAACTGCATTGGGACATTTAAATAAAGTGCGACAGAAGCTATTCGAACGCCACAACTTTCATATGCAAGATTTAAAATTGGCTTTGGAGAATCATGACATTAAAAAAACAGGACGGTTAACATTGAAGGaattgtttgaaatattaaGGCAAGAGGGCGTTTATTGTAATTCGGAAAAGATAACTACAGCGCTACGTCATTTCAAATTGATTGAAAACGAGGGTCTACCAACAGAAGGTGTCAAATATGAAGAGCTATGGAAGCTCATACATGTACAATACCCAATACCGAAAACTGGGAATATCTCAAAAATGCCaccaaatatttataacaaagaGACCACCTACCGATTACTCTGTCAAGATCGAAACAAACCACCCGCTGAAGCCATACCATCGAAGCACTTCGATCCGGAGAATGCAGAAGAGCCGACAACTGTCAAAGATGTTATATCTCCTGATATTCCAATGCATTTTGGGCTTGCCCCAAGTGATTTCGCTAAATTACGAACCAAAGAGGAACTGCGACGCATATTTAAACGTTTATTAGATGCAGAAAAATTCGATATTATGTGGGAAACTgcgcaaaataaattaaaacgttCAAACAAATTGGTATCAGTAGATGAACTACGACAGGCTATGAATAGTCATAAAGATTGA
- the LOC120767896 gene encoding uncharacterized protein LOC120767896 has translation MRRKRNRKRMPINLLRQYQREQRHLTPGDKKPGKKKRIPKLDAERRDHELLVRATELKLQQILESDEVLSDIPCDITPEELHGEIAVANGYATTIYIERDGLSTLTIILAQSHPTIANLKRAIESTARVQHKRELRERYESRRRRRHMSEETGNASNSNDNSDHTDNRVAACQQRQQQVETNAAWLAANRSTGEFVYSTTRCGHPHRTTVSWRFLWRAFMLIDAHTKTPLFDHDGRKLLSECGIENGSTLRFCKREIYYKRRRQ, from the exons ATGCGCcgcaaaagaaatagaaaaagaaTGCCAATAAATTTGTTGCGACAATATCAACGTGAGCAACGTCATTTGACGCCGGGTGATAAAAAGCCGGGTAAGAAAAAACGTATTCCTAAATTGGATGCTGAAAGGAGAGATCATGAACTGTTAGTTCGGGCCACTGAACTTAAGCTGCAACAAATTTTGGAATCTGATGAGGTACTCTCAGATATTCCATGTGATATAACGCCAGAAGAACTTCATGGTGAG ATAGCGGTAGCGAATGGTTATGCAACTACAATTTATATTGAACGTGATGGCTTATCAACACTAACAATAATT TTGGCGCAGTCACATCCAACAATAGCTAATTTAAAGAGAGCAATCGAATCAACCGCACGTGTACAACATAAAAGAGAGTTGCGTGAGCGATACGAAAGCCGACGACGCAGACGACATATGTCCGAAGAAACTGGAAATGCGAGCAATAGCAACGATAACTCCGACCATACTGACAACAGAGTGGCAGCATGTCAGCAACGCCAACAACAGGTTGAAACTAATGCCGCTTGGTTGGCGGCGAACAGAAGCACCGGAGAATTCGTCTACTCCACAACGCGCTGCGGTCATCCACATCGAACAACGGTTTCATGGCGTTTTCTATGGCGCGCCTTCATGTTGATCGATGCTCATACCAAAACGCCGCTTTTCGACCACGACGGACGTAAATTGTTGAGTGAATGCGGCATAGAAAACGGTTCAACATTACGCTTTTGCAAACGTGAAATATACTACAAACGTCGCCGGCAATAA